A stretch of the Planktothricoides raciborskii GIHE-MW2 genome encodes the following:
- a CDS encoding FG-GAP-like repeat-containing protein — protein sequence MLSFDTDTKEIARLLGINPDPIAPNDGDILKPFGANQLPIPGAADAIALPTLVSVACDNLVIPLDMSVDQGKTPAETDSHTAASVDSLTGIALAKSHEQLQQFANSPEFLSQMSLAFGDDFDVEAAQDLADSLTNGTFQTSPIKVVSAADINGANGAFAAETNNIYLSSELVADNADNPLPIVSVLLEEIGHYIDSQINISDAAGDEGAIFAGVVQGKVFDAAELQGLKAEDDTATVMLDGKATVIEQAANQKADFNGDGKTDFIRQEKNFWDDDTFNTAHVCLSTSNGSFSKQELTDHAGMKGDLTNLIFGDFNGDRRTDFIRQEKGVWDDDTANTAQVYLSNGNGTFSKQDLTNQADMKGDMTNLIVGDYNGDGKDDFIRQEKGAWDDDTANTAQVYLSNGNGTFSKQDLTEHTAMKGDLTNLIVGDYNGDGKDDFIRQETGVWDDDNANTAQVYLSNGNGTFSKQDLTDHVGMKGDLTNLILGDFNGDRRTDFIRQEKGVWDDDTANTAQVYLSNGNGTFSKQDLTNQADMKGDLTNLIVCDYNGDGKNDFIRQEKGVWDDDTANTAQVYLSNGNGTFSKQDLTDHVGMKGDLSNLIVGEFNGDRRTDFIRQEKGVWDDDTANNANIYLANSNGTFWKQDLTNDPNSMKADDGVNILTGSPQAYLNPTPSSSPTPTGGKYQLPYPDGTTYKVYQGNNGGYSHSDQWNRYAWDFGMPEGNTVVATRSGKVVSLYEGSQTRLTSMNGWAQYTNYVLIDHGDGTSSFYSHLKNNSVLPNVGDYVSQNQPIAQSGNTGFSTDPHLHYSVQKTPSYIPPGGFSNTSGYATESLPSSFSDPNVLSQNSNGVPTSPNYYTS from the coding sequence ATGCTTTCTTTTGACACAGATACTAAAGAAATTGCCAGATTACTGGGAATAAATCCCGATCCGATCGCTCCAAATGATGGGGATATTTTAAAGCCTTTTGGTGCCAATCAACTACCAATACCGGGGGCTGCCGATGCGATCGCTCTCCCCACCTTAGTATCAGTGGCCTGCGATAATCTTGTCATCCCTCTCGATATGTCGGTTGACCAAGGAAAAACTCCAGCGGAAACGGATTCTCACACTGCTGCGTCCGTAGATTCGTTAACAGGAATAGCCTTAGCCAAGAGTCACGAACAATTACAGCAATTTGCCAATAGCCCAGAGTTTCTCTCTCAAATGAGCCTTGCTTTTGGAGATGATTTTGATGTTGAGGCGGCTCAGGATTTGGCAGATAGCTTGACTAATGGTACTTTCCAGACATCACCGATTAAGGTCGTTTCTGCTGCTGATATCAACGGAGCTAATGGGGCTTTTGCCGCAGAAACTAACAATATTTATCTGTCTAGTGAGCTTGTGGCTGACAATGCTGATAACCCATTGCCAATTGTCTCAGTGCTGCTAGAAGAGATAGGGCATTATATCGACTCACAGATTAACATCTCCGATGCAGCGGGAGATGAGGGGGCGATTTTTGCTGGTGTCGTTCAAGGGAAAGTGTTTGATGCAGCGGAACTACAGGGATTAAAGGCGGAAGATGATACTGCGACGGTGATGCTGGATGGGAAAGCCACGGTCATAGAGCAGGCAGCTAATCAAAAAGCAGACTTTAATGGAGATGGCAAAACTGACTTCATCCGCCAAGAGAAAAACTTTTGGGATGATGACACATTCAATACTGCCCACGTTTGTTTGTCAACGTCAAATGGCAGTTTTAGCAAGCAGGAATTGACCGATCATGCGGGGATGAAGGGCGACCTGACTAACCTGATTTTTGGCGACTTCAACGGCGATCGTCGTACCGACTTCATCCGCCAAGAAAAAGGGGTTTGGGATGATGACACTGCCAATACTGCTCAAGTTTATTTGTCCAATGGTAATGGCACCTTCAGTAAGCAAGACTTGACGAATCAGGCGGATATGAAGGGGGACATGACTAACCTGATTGTCGGCGATTATAACGGCGACGGCAAAGATGACTTCATCCGCCAAGAAAAAGGAGCTTGGGATGATGACACTGCCAATACTGCTCAAGTTTATTTATCCAATGGTAATGGCACTTTCAGTAAGCAAGACTTGACCGAGCATACGGCGATGAAAGGCGATTTAACCAATCTGATTGTCGGCGATTATAACGGCGACGGCAAAGATGACTTCATCCGCCAAGAAACAGGAGTTTGGGATGATGACAATGCCAATACTGCTCAGGTTTATTTGTCCAATGGTAATGGCACCTTCAGTAAGCAAGACTTGACCGATCATGTGGGGATGAAAGGCGACCTGACTAACCTGATTCTCGGCGACTTCAACGGCGATCGTCGTACCGACTTCATCCGCCAAGAAAAAGGGGTTTGGGATGATGACACTGCTAATACTGCTCAAGTTTATTTATCCAATGGTAATGGCACCTTCAGCAAGCAAGACTTGACGAATCAGGCAGATATGAAGGGAGACCTGACCAATCTGATTGTCTGCGATTATAACGGCGACGGCAAAAATGACTTTATCCGCCAAGAAAAAGGGGTTTGGGATGATGACACTGCCAATACTGCTCAAGTTTATTTATCCAATGGTAATGGCACTTTCAGTAAGCAAGACTTGACCGATCATGTGGGGATGAAAGGCGATCTGAGCAATTTGATTGTTGGCGAATTTAACGGCGATCGTCGTACCGACTTCATCCGCCAAGAAAAAGGGGTTTGGGATGATGACACTGCCAATAATGCTAACATTTATTTGGCCAATAGTAATGGCACATTTTGGAAGCAAGACTTGACCAATGACCCTAATTCTATGAAGGCTGATGATGGTGTCAATATTCTTACCGGATCGCCACAGGCGTATTTAAACCCCACTCCTAGTTCTAGTCCAACTCCTACTGGTGGTAAATACCAACTCCCTTACCCAGATGGTACAACTTATAAAGTTTACCAAGGAAATAACGGCGGATACAGCCACTCGGATCAATGGAACCGCTATGCTTGGGATTTTGGTATGCCTGAAGGCAATACAGTAGTCGCGACAAGAAGTGGTAAAGTCGTCAGTTTATACGAAGGTTCTCAAACGAGATTAACTTCTATGAACGGTTGGGCACAATACACTAACTATGTACTTATTGATCATGGAGATGGAACATCTTCTTTTTATTCTCACTTAAAAAATAATAGTGTACTGCCAAATGTAGGCGATTATGTAAGTCAAAACCAGCCAATTGCTCAAAGCGGAAATACTGGTTTCTCCACTGATCCTCATCTACACTATTCTGTACAAAAAACTCCCAGTTATATTCCTCCTGGTGGTTTTAGCAACACAAGCGGATATGCGACTGAAAGCCTACCAAGTTCTTTCTCAGATCCAAATGTCTTGAGCCAAAATTCTAATGGTGTGCCTACTTCTCCTAACTACTATACTTCGTAG
- a CDS encoding GIY-YIG nuclease family protein translates to MTAGIYAVKHRTLGILYIGKTRTLRDRFRGGHKALLWAFIEELKATDIRIAFYPLDFVQWRQLSLELERLIIQAVNPPYNVKIPARD, encoded by the coding sequence ATGACGGCTGGTATCTACGCTGTTAAACATCGCACCCTGGGAATCCTTTACATTGGTAAAACCAGAACACTGAGAGATCGTTTTCGTGGGGGTCACAAAGCGTTACTTTGGGCATTCATCGAAGAATTAAAAGCCACAGACATCCGAATTGCTTTTTACCCGCTAGATTTTGTTCAATGGAGACAGCTATCATTGGAGTTAGAACGTCTAATTATTCAAGCCGTGAATCCACCTTATAACGTGAAAATTCCAGCGAGGGACTAA
- a CDS encoding type II toxin-antitoxin system ParD family antitoxin produces the protein MKTMNVSVPEPMRDYIEQQVKTGGYGSVSEYIRDLIRQDQKRKAQEHLENLLLQGIDSGEATNMSDRDWVEIRQAVQKKLNQQQDG, from the coding sequence ATGAAAACAATGAATGTCTCTGTTCCCGAACCCATGCGGGACTACATCGAACAGCAAGTCAAGACCGGAGGTTACGGAAGTGTCAGCGAATATATCCGCGACCTCATTCGTCAAGACCAAAAACGAAAAGCGCAAGAACACCTGGAAAACCTTCTATTACAAGGAATAGACTCCGGGGAAGCCACAAATATGAGCGATCGCGACTGGGTAGAAATTCGCCAAGCAGTTCAAAAAAAACTGAATCAACAACAAGATGGGTGA
- a CDS encoding type II toxin-antitoxin system RelE/ParE family toxin yields MGEIRKRPQVIRDLIDLATYIAENNLDRSDRFLHAAEETFKQLGQMPQLGKQCQFNNYRLQNTRQIAVKGFRKYLIFYQITAGEVEIIRVIHGSRDIESILGDSQESM; encoded by the coding sequence ATGGGTGAAATTCGGAAACGTCCGCAGGTGATTCGTGACTTAATCGATCTAGCCACTTATATTGCGGAAAATAACCTCGATCGTAGTGATCGATTTCTTCATGCGGCTGAAGAAACATTTAAACAACTCGGACAAATGCCGCAACTCGGTAAACAATGTCAGTTTAACAACTATCGTTTACAAAATACCCGTCAAATCGCAGTCAAAGGATTTAGAAAATATCTGATTTTCTACCAAATCACCGCAGGGGAAGTCGAAATTATTCGAGTTATCCACGGGTCACGAGATATTGAAAGCATCCTAGGAGATAGTCAAGAGTCAATGTAA
- a CDS encoding type II toxin-antitoxin system ParD family antitoxin, with product MQIVLKPEEASFVQTQIANGKYQTAEEVMSQALALLQRQQDYEQWLIETRQKVEVGIAALERGEAIDGDVAIAQLRERLHNRG from the coding sequence ATGCAGATTGTTTTAAAGCCAGAAGAAGCAAGCTTTGTACAAACCCAAATAGCCAACGGCAAATATCAAACCGCTGAGGAGGTAATGAGTCAAGCCTTGGCATTACTCCAACGGCAACAAGACTATGAACAATGGCTGATAGAAACACGCCAAAAAGTGGAAGTAGGAATTGCTGCTTTAGAACGTGGAGAAGCGATTGATGGTGATGTGGCGATCGCTCAACTGCGCGAGCGACTTCACAACAGAGGGTAG
- a CDS encoding type II toxin-antitoxin system RelE/ParE family toxin, which translates to MRRYIISVPALQDLQEIIDYFAQTNVETGDKFINKFDAWCQKLRSFPAIGKRYNGVYPGLRGVLIDEYIMFYRVTDDLVEIVRIVHGKRDLLSLFQ; encoded by the coding sequence ATGAGACGTTACATTATTTCAGTACCAGCCCTTCAAGACTTGCAAGAAATCATTGATTACTTTGCACAGACAAATGTTGAAACAGGGGATAAGTTTATCAATAAATTTGATGCTTGGTGCCAAAAATTACGTTCGTTTCCCGCGATCGGTAAACGCTACAATGGCGTATACCCAGGTTTAAGGGGTGTATTGATTGACGAATACATCATGTTTTACAGAGTAACGGACGATCTAGTTGAAATTGTCAGAATTGTGCATGGCAAACGCGATTTATTATCCTTATTTCAGTAG
- a CDS encoding Uma2 family endonuclease, with amino-acid sequence MPEMTIKDVEKIQSILSEADFDCQLELEAGKIIVMGPSDIISSEVSLEFARQLSNWVKPRRLGRVFDSAGGFILPNSDLKAPDVSFVLRDRLPRSVRYFGTLVPDLIVEVKSQSDRLAKLRQKIEIFLDQGVKIGILIDPDELTLTLYRPNQKPILLTNGETLTIPELLPGWELQISELWPPVFEENEDYPHQQ; translated from the coding sequence ATGCCAGAAATGACTATAAAAGACGTGGAAAAAATTCAGTCAATTCTCAGCGAAGCTGACTTTGACTGTCAACTGGAACTGGAAGCAGGTAAGATTATTGTTATGGGGCCATCAGATATCATCTCTAGCGAAGTCTCCCTAGAATTCGCTCGTCAACTGAGTAACTGGGTGAAACCGCGCCGTCTCGGTCGTGTTTTTGACTCGGCAGGTGGCTTTATATTGCCCAATAGCGACTTAAAAGCACCAGATGTTTCTTTCGTTTTGCGCGATCGCCTTCCTCGCAGCGTTAGATATTTTGGTACTCTTGTCCCCGACTTAATAGTAGAAGTTAAATCCCAAAGCGACCGCCTTGCTAAATTGCGCCAAAAAATTGAAATTTTTCTCGACCAAGGAGTTAAAATTGGCATTTTAATTGACCCAGATGAATTAACTTTAACTCTTTATCGCCCCAATCAAAAACCAATTTTGTTGACAAACGGAGAAACTCTTACCATTCCTGAATTGCTGCCCGGATGGGAATTACAAATTTCTGAATTGTGGCCGCCAGTGTTTGAGGAAAATGAAGATTATCCTCATCAACAATAG
- a CDS encoding type II toxin-antitoxin system RelE/ParE family toxin, protein MTYTVIVPKPFQKQLDSLPEDIQERILEKITPLGEEPRPPGTVKLKGYDNEYRIRIGDYRIRYEINDKECLVLLLHCKHRKDVYKS, encoded by the coding sequence ATGACTTATACTGTAATCGTTCCGAAACCGTTCCAAAAACAACTAGATAGTCTGCCCGAAGATATCCAAGAGCGAATTCTTGAGAAAATCACGCCATTGGGTGAAGAACCTCGGCCTCCCGGAACTGTAAAGTTAAAAGGCTATGACAATGAGTATCGCATCCGTATTGGTGATTACCGGATCCGCTACGAAATCAATGATAAAGAATGTTTGGTATTATTGCTTCATTGTAAGCATCGAAAAGATGTTTATAAAAGTTGA